GTTGGACCATCTTCGCCAACGCCGATACTATCGTGCGTAAAGACAAAAAAGTGCTTGATGCCCATTAGCGCTGCTATCCTTGCACTTGGCTTTAAATAGTCGCTAAAGATGAAAAATGTCGCTGAAAATGGCAAGAAAAGGCCGTATCTGGCGATGCCATTGTTGATCGCTGCCATGGCGTGCTCTCTGATACCGTAGTGGATATTTTTGCCATTTGGGAAGTCACCCATGCCCTTTAGCTCAGTCTTGTTTGAAGGAGCAAGATCTGCGCTACCGCCGATAAAGCCAGGGAGTTTTTTAGCTATCTCATTTAAAATGACGTGGTTTGTATCTCTTGTGGCTAGTTTTTTGTCGCTAAAGTCTGGAAATTCGATCTTGCTAAAGTCTGGATTAAGAAGTGAGTTTAATAAATTTTTGCCTTCAATGCTTAACGCCTCAACCTTTTTGTTCCACATCGCCTCTTCAAGATCGCCCTTTTCAACTGCACCTCTAAATCTTAAAAGCACGTCCTCGTCGATAGCAAATTTCTTCTCAGGGTCAAAGCCAGCTGCGGCCTTTGCCTTTTTAATGATCTCTTCGCCAAGCGGTGCGCCGTGGCTGTGGTGGCTGCCTTCAAGCTCCATTGCGCCGCGTGCTATGTGCGTGTTTGCGATGATGAGATATGGTGACTCTTTCTCGCTTGCTTGTTCAAGTGCAAATTCGATCTGGTTGTAGTCATGTCCGTCGATGCGTGCGACCTCCCAGCCCTGCGCCTCAAACCTCGCCTTGACGTCCTCGCTAAATGCGATCGCTGTGTCGCCCTCGATCGTGATGTTGTTTGAATCATAAATGAGCACAAGGTTGTCTAGTCTTAAATTTCCTGCGATTGAACATGCCTCGTAGCTTATGCCCTCTTCTAAGTCGCCATCGCCACAAAGGCAGTAAATTTTGTGATCGATTATTTTATTATCTGGTTCATTTAGCACGTTTGCAGCGTATTTTTCTGCCATGGCTAGACCAACTGCATTTGCTACGCCTTGACCAAGTGGTCCAGTAGCCATCTCAACGCCTGGAGTGTGAATTTCTGGGTGTCCTGGGGTGTTTGAGCCAAGTTGGCGAAATTTCTTAAGCTCATCTAGGCTTAGATCGTAGCCACTTAGGTGCAAAAAGCTATAAACCAAGCTTGACGCGTGACCACCGCTAAAAACGAGCCTATCTCTGTTTAGCCATTTTGGATTTTTAGGGTTGTGTTTTAAAAAGTTGCTTAAAACCACCATGATATCGGCTAGGCCCATAGGAGCACCTGGGTGTCCGCTGTTAGCGTTTTGCACCATATCAGCGCACAAAAATCTTATAGTATCGGCTTGTTTTTTTAGCATATGATCTCCTTTTTATTGCGTCAGATTATACAAAAAAGTGATTAAAACTTGCCTTGCGTTTTTGCCCAAAATGTCTAAAAAGTGATATAAATTTACGAAATTTACGCACTATCTTAGATGCTTGTCTGTAAGCTCTAAGATCATTTTTGCGATATTTGCATCTACCTGTTTTAGCGCCTCTTCTATCTCGCAAATAAGCTCATCTTTTTTCTTTTTTGCGCCAGATAGACCAAGTAAATTTGTAAATGAGTTTTTAGCTAAGTCGTTATGCACGGGCTTTCCAGCGGCCACTTCGTCGCTTGTAAGATCGATGATATCATCTTGTATCTGAAAAGCAAGCCCAAGCTTTAGGCCGATATCATAAATTTTCTCGCACTCTTTTTCGTCTAAATTTACTATCACAGCGCCCATTTTTAGGCTTGCAGCGATGAGCTTTGCGGTTTTGTGGATGTGCAAAAAGACTAGCTCATCAAGGCTTAGCATCTTGCCAGAGAGACCAAATTTAGCCTTTGCTCTTTTGATGTCCTCTTTGTTTGTATTTTCAAAAAAACAATCCAGCGCCTGACCTAGCACCATGCCGCTAACGCCAGCATTCTCGCTTAAAATTTCCACGCACTTTATACGAGTGTCAGCTGGCAACTCAGCGCGTGAAATTTCATAAAAAGCATGCGTATTTAGCGCATCTCCTGCAAGTATCGCAGTCGTTTCGTCGTATGTCACATGAAGCGTTGGTGTGCCGCGCCTAAGGCTTGCGTTATCCATTGATGGCAAGTCATCATGGATAAGCGAGTATGTATGCATCATTTCAAGCCCTAAAGCCACTCTCATGGCCTTTTGCGTGAGGCTTTTATCCACACTTTCCACCACACCAAGAAGCAATAGTGCCCTAAAGTGCTTGCCTCCAGCCTTTAGCATAACGCCAAGCGCCTCCTCGTAGCAAGGATGAAAGCTAGGCACCTTTGGTAAATTTTCGTTTAAAAATTTTACAAAGTCCTCAAGTAGGCTCATTTTGGCACTCTTGCAAAAAACTGAAAGTCGTTTCTAGTAAATAAAAGCACGAAATTTTGCAGGTCGCCGATCTTTTCTAAAAGCTCCTCGCGGTTGCTCACGCTCTCTTTGTTGTAGCCTAAAATTTTATCGCCGATCTTGATACCAAAAATCTCAGCATTTGACTTTGGCTCGACCTTTGTAACTATCAAATTTTTATCAACCGTAATGCCATAATCAACCAAAACCTTATCGTCAAACATCGTTTGCGCTTCTTTTGGCATGATGTTAAAGTTAGGCATATCAAGACTTGATGGTGCATTCACTTCTAAGCTTTGATTAAATTTCACATCTCCGCTTACTGGCACCTGAAAAAGCAGCTGCTCTCTATCACGCTTTACGATGATATCTAGTTTTGCGCCCTTTGGAGCAAAAAGCACCATCTCATTTAGCTCTCTTAGACTCTTTGGTTTTATGCCATTTATACTAACAAGCTCATCATCTACCATCATCATCTTGCCGCGGCCTAGTGGATCAACAAGACCCACAAAAAATTTATCCTCTTTTTGCAAGAATTTCACGCCGATATCGCCGTAATATACGTCATCGTAAGATACAAAGTGCTTTAAATAGCGATTTGGTATAAATTTATCAGCTCCAACAGCTATGCCTATCATCTTGCAACAAGGTGTGTTTATCTCGCCAGTCGCGTTATACTCGAAGCTTAATGTGTCAAAGTCGCCTAAATTTTGCCCTAAAGACTTGATGTGACCCATGACGGTGTTATTTGCGTCGTTTAAAATGCCAACCCAAGTGCTCTTTTTTATGCGCTCCTCATTGGTCTCATCAGCCATCACAACAGGGCTTAGCTCCTTGCTAGAGCGCACTAAAAAAAGCTGCAAATATGGGTCAAATTTGACATATTCGCCAAGTGGAGCTCCTTCGCTTTTTGGCACTGCGATCAAATTTTTAGTGATAGCCACGCCAAAGTGTTTATTTACCGAGACGATTGAGTTTTTATTCTTTTCAAAGCAGGCGTTAAAGTCCTCTTGCGTAGGTCTAGGATCAGCGTTTAGGCAAAGCGCTGATAGCAAAAATGCAAGGGCAAATTTATAATTTAGTCTCATTTTATCCCCATCGAAGCAAGGCCGCCAAGCATCCTTGAAGCGGTGTTTTTCTTATCGGCCTCAACTGATTTTAGCACGTCATTTACGGCGCTTATTAGCAAAATTTGCATGCTCTCTTTATCTTCAAGCAAGCTATCATCTATGCTGATATCAAGTATCTCGCCGCTACCGTTTGCTCTCACGCTCACTAGTCCGCCACCGCTTTTTGCGCCAAATTCTTTATTTTTGCTCTCTTCTTCCATCTGCTTGGCCTGCTTTTGCACATCCTCAAGCATCTGCCCCATCTTTGAAAAGTCAAATCCCTCAAACATCGCCTACTCCTTTATGATCTCGTTTTTGTTATTTACATGCACGATGGTTGGCTTAAATTTCTTAGCCTTTTTAAATTTCATACTAGCATAAGCCACGATGATGACCACGTCGCCAACACAGACCTTTCTAGCAGCCGCGCCGTTTAGGCAAATTTCGCCTTTTTTGCCCTTGATCACGTATGTGGCAAATCTCTCGCCGTTATTTACGTCTAAAATTTCAACCTTTTGATTTTCTATCAAATTTGCAGCTTTCATTAGCTCCTCGCCGATGCTGATCGAGCCAACATAGTTTAAATTTGCGTCTGTTACGACAGCTCTGTGGATCTTGCTAGCTAAAATTTCTATATTCATTTTCTGCCTTGTTTAGTTTATTTGCACTCTATCACTGGTCTGTTTGCTAAAAATTTCTCGTTAAATTTCTCTGCCTTTAGCGTCTTTTCTAGCTCGTCAAGGGTTTTGAAATTTCTAGCAAAAGATACGCCAACTAGTCCACACTCGCTCATTTTGGCAACGTCTAGAGTTATCTCGTAGCTGTTAAATTTTGGATTATTTGGCTCTGGATAGTAAATTTCCTCACGGTAAGAGCTGTCGTTACCTATCTTTTCTATCTTAAATTTGCCCTTTTTTGGATCTGTGGTTTTTTTTATCGCTGTTATAAAATCATCTATGTTTTTGATGCTTGGCGCATAGGTAACGCTGATTAGCTTACTCCATCCATAGCCGCCCTCATCTTCCAAATAATACTCCACCGTAAATTCATTTTGGTATTTTTGGTGATAAATTTGGCCGTCATACTCTATATTTTGAGGTAGGTTGCTCACCAGATAGCTCTTTTGGTTTGCGCTAGATTGTAGCTTTTGCGGCTCTTTTTGAGCGGTGGCACATCCTAGTAGCAGCGCACTACAAGCAGACACAAGGGCTAAATTTAAAATCTTCATCGTTTTTCCTTTCGTAAGCTAGTTAGATAAAATTTCAAGCACTACTTCTTTGTCGCTAAATGGGTGCTTGACGCCCTTTATCTCCTGATATGGCTCGTCGCCTTTGCCAAGTATGACAAGCGCCCAGCCAGGCTCAAGCTTGCTAATGGCTAGAGCGATCGCCTCTTTGCGGTTGGCGTTTCGTATCAAATTTTCATTTTGGCTCATGCCAGCGCAAATTTCATCGATTATGCTCTCTGGTTCTTCGCTTCTTGGATTGTCACTAGTGACTATGCAAATTCTTGCGTATTTTTGGGCTATTGCTCCCATTTTAGGGCGCTTTGTCCTATCTCTGTCGCCGCCTGCGCCAAAGACTGCGATCAAATTTAGATGTCTAAGCGAGTTTAGTACCTTTTCGATGCCATCTGGCGTATGGGCAAAATCCACGATGACTAGCGGATCGGTGCTAACGACCTCCATCCTGCCGCTCACGCCTTTAAATTTACTTATCGCCTTTGAAAGTGCGGCTGCGTCTGGGCGCTCTAGCAGGCAAACGG
Above is a window of Campylobacter concisus DNA encoding:
- the tkt gene encoding transketolase, producing MLKKQADTIRFLCADMVQNANSGHPGAPMGLADIMVVLSNFLKHNPKNPKWLNRDRLVFSGGHASSLVYSFLHLSGYDLSLDELKKFRQLGSNTPGHPEIHTPGVEMATGPLGQGVANAVGLAMAEKYAANVLNEPDNKIIDHKIYCLCGDGDLEEGISYEACSIAGNLRLDNLVLIYDSNNITIEGDTAIAFSEDVKARFEAQGWEVARIDGHDYNQIEFALEQASEKESPYLIIANTHIARGAMELEGSHHSHGAPLGEEIIKKAKAAAGFDPEKKFAIDEDVLLRFRGAVEKGDLEEAMWNKKVEALSIEGKNLLNSLLNPDFSKIEFPDFSDKKLATRDTNHVILNEIAKKLPGFIGGSADLAPSNKTELKGMGDFPNGKNIHYGIREHAMAAINNGIARYGLFLPFSATFFIFSDYLKPSARIAALMGIKHFFVFTHDSIGVGEDGPTHQPIEQLSTFRAMPNFYTFRPADGNENAASWQAALNLNAPSAFVLSRQGLDPLAKGEFGEVGNGAYLLSSAKDAKITFIASGSEVSLCVKAAALLAEQGVGANIVSAPCFDLLCEQPAEYVARILDKNTTIIAVEAATGYEWYKFADAVYGMNSFGASGKANELFDHFGFTPQKLANFASELI
- a CDS encoding polyprenyl synthetase family protein translates to MSLLEDFVKFLNENLPKVPSFHPCYEEALGVMLKAGGKHFRALLLLGVVESVDKSLTQKAMRVALGLEMMHTYSLIHDDLPSMDNASLRRGTPTLHVTYDETTAILAGDALNTHAFYEISRAELPADTRIKCVEILSENAGVSGMVLGQALDCFFENTNKEDIKRAKAKFGLSGKMLSLDELVFLHIHKTAKLIAASLKMGAVIVNLDEKECEKIYDIGLKLGLAFQIQDDIIDLTSDEVAAGKPVHNDLAKNSFTNLLGLSGAKKKKDELICEIEEALKQVDANIAKMILELTDKHLR
- a CDS encoding DUF7488 domain-containing protein encodes the protein MRLNYKFALAFLLSALCLNADPRPTQEDFNACFEKNKNSIVSVNKHFGVAITKNLIAVPKSEGAPLGEYVKFDPYLQLFLVRSSKELSPVVMADETNEERIKKSTWVGILNDANNTVMGHIKSLGQNLGDFDTLSFEYNATGEINTPCCKMIGIAVGADKFIPNRYLKHFVSYDDVYYGDIGVKFLQKEDKFFVGLVDPLGRGKMMMVDDELVSINGIKPKSLRELNEMVLFAPKGAKLDIIVKRDREQLLFQVPVSGDVKFNQSLEVNAPSSLDMPNFNIMPKEAQTMFDDKVLVDYGITVDKNLIVTKVEPKSNAEIFGIKIGDKILGYNKESVSNREELLEKIGDLQNFVLLFTRNDFQFFARVPK
- a CDS encoding YbaB/EbfC family nucleoid-associated protein gives rise to the protein MFEGFDFSKMGQMLEDVQKQAKQMEEESKNKEFGAKSGGGLVSVRANGSGEILDISIDDSLLEDKESMQILLISAVNDVLKSVEADKKNTASRMLGGLASMGIK
- the panD gene encoding aspartate 1-decarboxylase encodes the protein MNIEILASKIHRAVVTDANLNYVGSISIGEELMKAANLIENQKVEILDVNNGERFATYVIKGKKGEICLNGAAARKVCVGDVVIIVAYASMKFKKAKKFKPTIVHVNNKNEIIKE